In Populus alba chromosome 1, ASM523922v2, whole genome shotgun sequence, a single window of DNA contains:
- the LOC118042562 gene encoding transcription factor MYBS3 isoform X2: MTRRCSHCSNNGHNSRTCPTRSSLASSSSSPLSGVKLFGVRLTDGSIIKKSASMGNLSAHYHSSSSAAASPNPDSPISDRVHDDGYLSDDPAAHASCSTSRRGDRKKGVPWTEEEHRMFLIGLQKLGKGDWRGIARNFVVSRTPTQVASHAQKFFIRQSNATRRKRRSSLFDMVPEMATDPQPVPEEQELPSSQAGDADNVDALPSLNLSLKPEFEPMDTESQELVKERDKTVMGFSEFKPSVPSSSEFVPIVSGSNEFTAVPGFFPAYMPVPYPYWAPNTTPFEEGKGAATSHHEVLKPVPSILKEPFNVDELVGMSHLSLGEIERRHREPSPLSLKLIGEAPRQSAFHASAPASGSDISNGKVAPKG, translated from the exons ATGACTCGGCGGTGTTCGCATTGCAGCAACAACGGCCACAACTCTCGAACCTGTCCCACGCGCTCCTCTCTTGcgtcttcgtcttcttctccgTTATCTGGAGTCAAGCTCTTTGGCGTCAGGCTCACCGATGGGTCAATTATTAAAAAGAGTGCCAGCATGGGAAACTTGTCGGCGCACTACCATTCCTCTTCATCAGCCGCCGCGTCACCTAATCCTGACTCTCCTATATCTGATCGCGTCCATGATGACGGCTATTTGTCCGATGACCCCGCTGCCCATGCTAGCTGCTCTACCAGTCGACGCGGAGACAGGAAAAaag gtgtCCCGTGGACTGAAGAGGAGCATCGGATGTTCTTAATTGGTCTACAGAAATTGGGAAAAGGAGATTGGCGTGGAATAGCTCGAAACTTTGTGGTATCTAGGACTCCCACTCAGGTAGCAAGCCATGCTCAGAAATTTTTCATCCGCCAGAGCAATGCCACTCGGAGAAAGAGACGGTCCAGCCTTTTTGATATGGTTCCAGAAATG GCAACTGATCCACAGCCAGTTCCAGAAGAACAAGAGTTGCCATCTTCTCAGGCAGGAGATGCTGATAATGTAGATGCACTACCCTCATTGAATCTCTCTCTCAAGCCAGAATTTGAACCCATGGATACTGAATCTCAAGAACTAGTCAAGGAACGTGATAAAACTGTGATGGGGTTTAGTGAATTCAAACCATCTGTCCCTAGTTCAAGTGAATTTGTCCCAATAGTTTCAGGGTCGAATGAATTCACAGCAGTTCCTGGATTTTTCCCAGCTTACATGCCAGTTCCTTATCCGTATTGGGCTCCAAATACCACGCCCTTTGAAGAAGGTAAGGGTGCAGCAACATCACATCACGAGGTCCTAAAGCCAGTTCCAAGCATTCTCAAGGAGCCTTTCAATGTAGATGAACTGGTTGGCATGTCTCATCTCAGTCTAGGAGAGATTGAGAGACGCCACAGGGAGCCTTCACCACTCTCCCTGAAACTAATTGGGGAGGCACCTAGGCAGTCCGCATTTCATGCAAGTGCTCCAGCCAGTGGATCAGATATAAGTAATGGCAAG GTGGCACCAAAAGGTTGA
- the LOC118042562 gene encoding transcription factor MYBS3 isoform X3 produces MTRRCSHCSNNGHNSRTCPTRSSLASSSSSPLSGVKLFGVRLTDGSIIKKSASMGNLSAHYHSSSSAAASPNPDSPISDRVHDDGYLSDDPAAHASCSTSRRGDRKKGVPWTEEEHRMFLIGLQKLGKGDWRGIARNFVVSRTPTQVASHAQKFFIRQSNATRRKRRSSLFDMVPEMATDPQPVPEEQELPSSQAGDADNVDALPSLNLSLKPEFEPMDTESQELVKERDKTVMGFSEFKPSVPSSSEFVPIVSGSNEFTAVPGFFPAYMPVPYPYWAPNTTPFEEGKGAATSHHEVLKPVPSILKEPFNVDELVGMSHLSLGEIERRHREPSPLSLKLIGEAPRQSAFHASAPASGSDISGTKRLNS; encoded by the exons ATGACTCGGCGGTGTTCGCATTGCAGCAACAACGGCCACAACTCTCGAACCTGTCCCACGCGCTCCTCTCTTGcgtcttcgtcttcttctccgTTATCTGGAGTCAAGCTCTTTGGCGTCAGGCTCACCGATGGGTCAATTATTAAAAAGAGTGCCAGCATGGGAAACTTGTCGGCGCACTACCATTCCTCTTCATCAGCCGCCGCGTCACCTAATCCTGACTCTCCTATATCTGATCGCGTCCATGATGACGGCTATTTGTCCGATGACCCCGCTGCCCATGCTAGCTGCTCTACCAGTCGACGCGGAGACAGGAAAAaag gtgtCCCGTGGACTGAAGAGGAGCATCGGATGTTCTTAATTGGTCTACAGAAATTGGGAAAAGGAGATTGGCGTGGAATAGCTCGAAACTTTGTGGTATCTAGGACTCCCACTCAGGTAGCAAGCCATGCTCAGAAATTTTTCATCCGCCAGAGCAATGCCACTCGGAGAAAGAGACGGTCCAGCCTTTTTGATATGGTTCCAGAAATG GCAACTGATCCACAGCCAGTTCCAGAAGAACAAGAGTTGCCATCTTCTCAGGCAGGAGATGCTGATAATGTAGATGCACTACCCTCATTGAATCTCTCTCTCAAGCCAGAATTTGAACCCATGGATACTGAATCTCAAGAACTAGTCAAGGAACGTGATAAAACTGTGATGGGGTTTAGTGAATTCAAACCATCTGTCCCTAGTTCAAGTGAATTTGTCCCAATAGTTTCAGGGTCGAATGAATTCACAGCAGTTCCTGGATTTTTCCCAGCTTACATGCCAGTTCCTTATCCGTATTGGGCTCCAAATACCACGCCCTTTGAAGAAGGTAAGGGTGCAGCAACATCACATCACGAGGTCCTAAAGCCAGTTCCAAGCATTCTCAAGGAGCCTTTCAATGTAGATGAACTGGTTGGCATGTCTCATCTCAGTCTAGGAGAGATTGAGAGACGCCACAGGGAGCCTTCACCACTCTCCCTGAAACTAATTGGGGAGGCACCTAGGCAGTCCGCATTTCATGCAAGTGCTCCAGCCAGTGGATCAGATATAA GTGGCACCAAAAGGTTGAACTCGTAG
- the LOC118042562 gene encoding transcription factor MYBS3 isoform X1, which produces MTRRCSHCSNNGHNSRTCPTRSSLASSSSSPLSGVKLFGVRLTDGSIIKKSASMGNLSAHYHSSSSAAASPNPDSPISDRVHDDGYLSDDPAAHASCSTSRRGDRKKGVPWTEEEHRMFLIGLQKLGKGDWRGIARNFVVSRTPTQVASHAQKFFIRQSNATRRKRRSSLFDMVPEMATDPQPVPEEQELPSSQAGDADNVDALPSLNLSLKPEFEPMDTESQELVKERDKTVMGFSEFKPSVPSSSEFVPIVSGSNEFTAVPGFFPAYMPVPYPYWAPNTTPFEEGKGAATSHHEVLKPVPSILKEPFNVDELVGMSHLSLGEIERRHREPSPLSLKLIGEAPRQSAFHASAPASGSDISNGKASPIQAV; this is translated from the exons ATGACTCGGCGGTGTTCGCATTGCAGCAACAACGGCCACAACTCTCGAACCTGTCCCACGCGCTCCTCTCTTGcgtcttcgtcttcttctccgTTATCTGGAGTCAAGCTCTTTGGCGTCAGGCTCACCGATGGGTCAATTATTAAAAAGAGTGCCAGCATGGGAAACTTGTCGGCGCACTACCATTCCTCTTCATCAGCCGCCGCGTCACCTAATCCTGACTCTCCTATATCTGATCGCGTCCATGATGACGGCTATTTGTCCGATGACCCCGCTGCCCATGCTAGCTGCTCTACCAGTCGACGCGGAGACAGGAAAAaag gtgtCCCGTGGACTGAAGAGGAGCATCGGATGTTCTTAATTGGTCTACAGAAATTGGGAAAAGGAGATTGGCGTGGAATAGCTCGAAACTTTGTGGTATCTAGGACTCCCACTCAGGTAGCAAGCCATGCTCAGAAATTTTTCATCCGCCAGAGCAATGCCACTCGGAGAAAGAGACGGTCCAGCCTTTTTGATATGGTTCCAGAAATG GCAACTGATCCACAGCCAGTTCCAGAAGAACAAGAGTTGCCATCTTCTCAGGCAGGAGATGCTGATAATGTAGATGCACTACCCTCATTGAATCTCTCTCTCAAGCCAGAATTTGAACCCATGGATACTGAATCTCAAGAACTAGTCAAGGAACGTGATAAAACTGTGATGGGGTTTAGTGAATTCAAACCATCTGTCCCTAGTTCAAGTGAATTTGTCCCAATAGTTTCAGGGTCGAATGAATTCACAGCAGTTCCTGGATTTTTCCCAGCTTACATGCCAGTTCCTTATCCGTATTGGGCTCCAAATACCACGCCCTTTGAAGAAGGTAAGGGTGCAGCAACATCACATCACGAGGTCCTAAAGCCAGTTCCAAGCATTCTCAAGGAGCCTTTCAATGTAGATGAACTGGTTGGCATGTCTCATCTCAGTCTAGGAGAGATTGAGAGACGCCACAGGGAGCCTTCACCACTCTCCCTGAAACTAATTGGGGAGGCACCTAGGCAGTCCGCATTTCATGCAAGTGCTCCAGCCAGTGGATCAGATATAAGTAATGGCAAGGCTAGTCCCATCCAAGCAGTTTGA